A single Agrococcus sp. ARC_14 DNA region contains:
- the rpsB gene encoding 30S ribosomal protein S2, with amino-acid sequence MAVVTTRQLLDSGVHFGHQTRRWNPKMKRFIFTERSGIYIIDLQQSLAYIDQAYDFIKETVSHGGSVLFVGTKKQAQESIAEQATRVGQPYVNQRWLGGLLTNFQTISKRLSRMKELEELDFEDTSVFTKKELLLKKREMLKLQKSLGGIRNLQRTPSALWIVDTNKEHLAIDEARKLGIPVIAILDTNCDPDDVQYPIPGNDDAIRSVALLTKIVADAAAEGLMQRHGGGDVAAEPMAEWERELLEEQAAAPAAEAAAEEPVVEAAAEEPAAEAAAEEPVVEAAAEESATEETPAETTEDADASKSN; translated from the coding sequence ATGGCCGTCGTCACCACTCGCCAGCTGCTCGACAGCGGCGTGCACTTCGGGCACCAGACCCGACGCTGGAACCCCAAGATGAAGCGATTCATCTTCACGGAGCGCTCCGGCATCTACATCATCGACCTGCAGCAGTCGCTCGCCTACATCGACCAGGCCTACGACTTCATCAAGGAGACCGTCTCTCACGGCGGCAGCGTGCTCTTCGTCGGCACCAAGAAGCAGGCGCAGGAGTCGATCGCCGAGCAGGCGACGCGCGTGGGCCAGCCCTACGTCAACCAGCGCTGGCTCGGTGGTCTGCTCACGAACTTCCAGACGATCTCCAAGCGCCTCAGCCGCATGAAGGAGCTCGAGGAGCTCGACTTCGAAGACACCTCGGTCTTCACCAAGAAGGAGCTGCTGCTCAAGAAGCGCGAGATGCTCAAGCTGCAGAAGTCGCTCGGCGGCATCCGCAACCTCCAGCGCACCCCGTCGGCGCTCTGGATCGTCGACACGAACAAGGAGCACCTCGCGATCGACGAGGCGAGGAAGCTGGGCATCCCGGTCATCGCCATCCTCGACACGAACTGCGACCCCGATGACGTGCAGTACCCGATCCCGGGCAACGACGACGCCATCCGCTCCGTCGCGCTGCTGACGAAGATCGTCGCCGACGCGGCTGCCGAGGGCCTCATGCAGCGCCACGGCGGCGGCGACGTCGCTGCCGAGCCGATGGCTGAGTGGGAGCGCGAGCTGCTCGAGGAGCAGGCCGCAGCACCCGCCGCTGAGGCCGCTGCCGAGGAGCCGGTCGTCGAGGCCGCTGCCGAGGAGCCCGCCGCTGAGGCTGCTGCCGAGGAGCCGGTCGTCGAGGCCGCTGCCGAGGAGTCGGCCACCGAGGAGACCCCCGCAGAGACCACCGAGGACGCCGACGCGTCCAAGTCGAACTAA
- the tsf gene encoding translation elongation factor Ts has translation MANISIADLKMLREQLGTGMSDTKAALDEANGDVEKATEILRLKGAKGNAKRADRSTSEGLVATAESEGAVTMIALACETDFVAKNEKFIALSERVVAAVAASGAADLEAALAAPADSGTVQSIIEAQAATIGEKIELTKVARLEGAAHAVYLHRTSKDLPPQVGVVVAYTGDDAETSRAVAQHIAMFDPRYVTREEVPATEVEKERELVTEIARGEGKPEAALPKIIEGRLTGFFKQMVLLDQDYARDNKQSVAKVLDAAGLTVTGFARFKIGA, from the coding sequence ATGGCCAACATCAGCATCGCCGACCTCAAGATGCTGCGCGAGCAGCTCGGCACCGGTATGAGCGACACCAAGGCGGCCCTCGACGAGGCCAACGGTGATGTCGAGAAGGCTACGGAGATCCTTCGCCTGAAGGGTGCCAAGGGCAACGCGAAGCGCGCGGACCGCTCCACCAGCGAGGGCCTGGTCGCCACCGCTGAGAGCGAGGGTGCCGTCACGATGATCGCCCTCGCCTGCGAGACGGACTTCGTCGCGAAGAACGAGAAGTTCATCGCGCTCTCGGAGCGCGTCGTGGCGGCCGTCGCGGCCTCCGGCGCCGCCGACCTCGAGGCGGCGCTCGCCGCACCGGCAGACTCCGGCACCGTGCAGTCGATCATCGAGGCGCAGGCTGCCACCATCGGCGAGAAGATCGAGCTCACGAAGGTCGCGCGCCTCGAGGGCGCAGCGCACGCGGTGTACCTGCACCGCACCTCGAAGGACCTGCCTCCGCAGGTCGGCGTCGTGGTCGCCTACACGGGCGACGACGCAGAGACGTCTCGGGCCGTCGCGCAGCACATCGCGATGTTCGACCCGCGCTACGTCACGCGCGAGGAGGTGCCTGCGACCGAGGTCGAGAAGGAGCGTGAGCTCGTCACCGAGATCGCTCGCGGTGAGGGCAAGCCCGAGGCTGCGCTCCCGAAGATCATCGAGGGTCGCCTGACCGGCTTCTTCAAGCAGATGGTCCTGCTCGACCAGGACTACGCCCGCGACAACAAGCAGTCGGTCGCCAAGGTGCTCGACGCCGCAGGCCTCACGGTCACCGGCTTCGCGCGCTTCAAGATCGGCGCGTAG
- the pyrH gene encoding UMP kinase → MPAQPRRRVLLKLSGEAFGAGSLGVNPDVVGAIARQIAEAAATVEIAIVVGGGNFFRGAELSQRGMERGRADYMGMLGTVMNALALQDFLEQAGAETRVQSAIQMTQVAEPYIPRRAERHLEKGRVVIFGAGAGLPYFSTDTVAAQRALEIGADQVLVAKNGVDGVYSADPKSDPEATRYEEITYQEALVRGLKVVDSTAFSLCMDNRMPMRVFGMEGDGQLRRAILGEPVGTLVRA, encoded by the coding sequence ATGCCAGCACAGCCGCGCCGTCGAGTCCTCCTGAAGCTCTCTGGCGAGGCGTTCGGCGCCGGCAGCCTGGGTGTCAACCCCGACGTCGTCGGTGCCATCGCGCGACAGATCGCCGAGGCCGCTGCGACGGTCGAGATCGCGATCGTCGTCGGCGGCGGCAACTTCTTCCGCGGTGCAGAGCTCAGCCAGCGCGGCATGGAGCGCGGCCGCGCCGACTACATGGGCATGCTCGGCACGGTGATGAACGCCCTCGCGCTGCAGGACTTCCTCGAGCAGGCCGGCGCGGAGACGCGCGTGCAGTCGGCCATCCAGATGACGCAGGTCGCCGAGCCCTACATCCCTCGGCGTGCCGAGCGCCATCTCGAGAAGGGCCGCGTGGTCATCTTCGGCGCCGGAGCCGGCCTGCCGTACTTCTCGACCGACACGGTGGCAGCGCAGCGCGCCCTCGAGATCGGCGCCGACCAGGTGCTGGTGGCGAAGAACGGCGTCGACGGTGTCTACTCCGCCGACCCGAAGAGCGATCCGGAGGCGACCCGCTACGAGGAGATCACGTATCAGGAGGCGCTGGTGCGCGGCTTGAAGGTGGTCGACTCGACGGCGTTCAGCCTCTGCATGGACAACCGCATGCCGATGCGGGTGTTCGGCATGGAGGGCGACGGCCAGCTGCGTCGCGCCATCCTGGGTGAGCCCGTCGGCACGCTCGTGCGCGCCTGA
- the frr gene encoding ribosome recycling factor codes for MISDVLASAKEKMTQSIEVAKDDFQTVSAGRANPALFQRLNVDYYGSPTPLVQLASFQQPDARTLVITPFDKTALKEIERAIVGAPHLGVSPSNDGNIVRIVMPELTEERRKDYVKIVKDKAEQARVAVRNVRRQAMTDLDKLKGEVGDDEIGRAEKELEAGTKQTIDGIDEALKKKEAELLEV; via the coding sequence GTGATCAGCGATGTTCTGGCTTCGGCCAAGGAGAAGATGACGCAGTCCATCGAGGTCGCGAAAGACGACTTCCAGACGGTCAGCGCCGGCAGGGCGAACCCCGCGCTGTTCCAGCGGCTGAACGTCGACTACTACGGCTCGCCGACGCCGCTCGTGCAGCTCGCGTCGTTCCAGCAGCCCGATGCGCGCACGCTCGTCATCACGCCGTTCGACAAGACCGCGCTCAAGGAGATCGAGCGCGCGATCGTCGGTGCCCCGCACCTGGGCGTCTCGCCCTCGAATGACGGCAACATCGTGCGCATCGTCATGCCGGAGCTCACCGAGGAGCGCCGCAAGGACTACGTCAAGATCGTGAAGGACAAGGCCGAGCAGGCCCGCGTCGCGGTGCGCAACGTGCGTCGCCAGGCGATGACCGATCTCGACAAGCTCAAGGGCGAGGTCGGCGACGACGAGATCGGCCGCGCCGAGAAGGAGCTCGAGGCCGGCACCAAGCAGACGATCGACGGCATCGACGAGGCGCTGAAGAAGAAGGAAGCCGAGCTCCTCGAGGTCTGA
- a CDS encoding phosphatidate cytidylyltransferase, producing MRREHRSAAEIEAQIQAQIHAARDQIEATRERVNKRTGRNIVAAFGIALVLVAAVLVSLLWIKTLFMVFATVLIGFALFELASALRFAGRDVPRVPLVLLGCAIVPVTWYFGAAGMWWSTLAAIGIVALVRLVELADVSTRTGAGSVFADVTAGALCIAYVAVLGGFTVLLAAQDGGQWWALAMILMTTVIDTGALAVGVWLGRHKLAPRISPGKTWEGLLGGAAFAIAAGIPLSVWMLGQEWWFGIILAVLLVTSATVGDLAESIIKRDLGIKDIGSFLPGHGGFLDRLDSILPSAVVMMALFQVTHA from the coding sequence ATGCGACGCGAGCATCGGAGCGCCGCCGAGATCGAGGCGCAGATCCAGGCGCAGATCCACGCCGCACGCGATCAGATCGAGGCGACCCGCGAGCGCGTCAACAAGCGCACCGGCCGCAACATCGTCGCGGCGTTCGGCATCGCGCTGGTGCTCGTCGCCGCGGTGCTCGTGAGCCTGCTCTGGATCAAGACGCTGTTCATGGTCTTCGCGACCGTGCTCATCGGGTTCGCGCTCTTCGAGCTCGCCAGTGCGCTGCGCTTCGCGGGCCGCGACGTGCCGCGCGTGCCGCTCGTGCTGCTGGGCTGTGCGATCGTGCCGGTCACCTGGTACTTCGGGGCTGCCGGCATGTGGTGGTCGACGCTCGCCGCGATCGGCATCGTCGCCCTCGTCCGGCTCGTCGAGCTCGCCGACGTCTCCACCCGCACCGGAGCCGGCTCCGTCTTCGCCGATGTGACTGCCGGCGCGCTGTGCATCGCCTACGTCGCCGTGCTCGGTGGGTTCACCGTGCTGCTCGCCGCGCAGGACGGCGGCCAGTGGTGGGCGCTCGCGATGATCCTCATGACGACGGTCATCGACACCGGCGCGCTCGCCGTCGGCGTGTGGCTCGGCAGGCACAAGCTCGCACCGCGCATCAGCCCAGGGAAGACCTGGGAAGGCCTGCTGGGCGGGGCTGCCTTCGCGATCGCCGCCGGCATCCCGTTGTCGGTGTGGATGCTCGGGCAGGAGTGGTGGTTCGGGATCATCCTCGCCGTGCTGCTGGTGACCAGCGCGACCGTCGGCGATCTCGCCGAGTCGATCATCAAGCGCGATCTGGGCATCAAGGACATCGGCTCGTTCCTGCCGGGACACGGCGGGTTCCTCGACCGTCTCGACTCGATCCTGCCAAGCGCCGTGGTGATGATGG